The following coding sequences lie in one Arabidopsis thaliana chromosome 3, partial sequence genomic window:
- the MYB48 gene encoding myb domain protein 48 (myb domain protein 48 (MYB48); FUNCTIONS IN: DNA binding, sequence-specific DNA binding transcription factor activity; INVOLVED IN: regulation of transcription, DNA-dependent, response to salicylic acid stimulus, regulation of transcription; LOCATED IN: nucleus; EXPRESSED IN: 10 plant structures; EXPRESSED DURING: 7 growth stages; CONTAINS InterPro DOMAIN/s: SANT, DNA-binding (InterPro:IPR001005), Homeodomain-like (InterPro:IPR009057), Myb, DNA-binding (InterPro:IPR014778), Homeodomain-related (InterPro:IPR012287), Myb transcription factor (InterPro:IPR015495), HTH transcriptional regulator, Myb-type, DNA-binding (InterPro:IPR017930); BEST Arabidopsis thaliana protein match is: myb domain protein 59 (TAIR:AT5G59780.3); Has 8993 Blast hits to 8283 proteins in 477 species: Archae - 0; Bacteria - 0; Metazoa - 750; Fungi - 483; Plants - 5952; Viruses - 3; Other Eukaryotes - 1805 (source: NCBI BLink).), translating into MKMMQEEGNRKGPWTEQEDILLVNFVHLFGDRRWDFIAKVSGLNRTGKSCRLRWVNYLHPGLKRGKMTPQEERLVLELHAKWGNRWSKIARKLPGRTDNEIKNYWRTHMRKKAQEKKRPVSPTSSFSNCSSSSVTTTTTNTQDTSCHSRKSSGEVSFYDTGGSRSTREMNQENEDVYSLDDIWREIDHSAVNIIKPVKDIYSEQSHCLSYPNLASPSWESSLDSIWNMDADKSKISSYFANDQFPFCFQHSRSPWSSG; encoded by the exons atgaAAATGATGCAAGAGGAGGGAAACCGAAAAGGTCCATGGACAGAACAGGAAGACATACTTCTGGTAAATTTTGTTCACTTATTTGGAGATCGACGATGGGATTTTATAGCAAAAGTATCAG GTTTGAACAGAACAGGAAAGAGTTGCAGGCTAAGATGGGTTAATTACCTACATCCTGGTCTCAAACGTGGCAAGATGACGCCTCAAGAAGAGCGCCTCGTCCTTGAGCTTCACGCTAAGTGGGGAAACAG GTGGTCGAAAATAGCCCGAAAATTGCCGGGACGAACGGATAACGAGATAAAGAACTACTGGAGGACTCATATGAGGAAGAAAGCTCAAGAAAAGAAGCGTCCTGTTTCCCCAACTTCCTCATTTTCCAACTGCAGCTCGTCATCTGTGACCACTACCACCACCAATACTCAAGATACATCGTGCCACTCGCGTAAATCTTCAGGGGAAGTGAGCTTTTACGACACTGGAGGTTCCCGATCCACTAGAGAGATGAATCAAGAAAACGAAGACGTGTACTCGTTGGATGATATATGGAGAGAGATTGATCACTCAGCAGTAAACATAATAAAACCGGTTAAAGACATCTACTCAGAACAAAGCCATTGCTTAAGTTACCCAAATCTAGCTTCACCATCATGGGAAAGCTCATTGGATTCTATATGGAACATGGATGCAGATAAAAGTAAGATATCGTCTTACTTTGCAAATGATCAGTTTCCTTTCTGTTTCCAACACAGTAGATCACCATGGTCGTCAGGttaa
- the MYB48 gene encoding myb domain protein 48 (ATMYB48-2; FUNCTIONS IN: DNA binding, sequence-specific DNA binding transcription factor activity; INVOLVED IN: regulation of transcription, DNA-dependent, response to salicylic acid stimulus, regulation of transcription; LOCATED IN: nucleus; EXPRESSED IN: 10 plant structures; EXPRESSED DURING: 7 growth stages; CONTAINS InterPro DOMAIN/s: MYB-like (InterPro:IPR017877), SANT, DNA-binding (InterPro:IPR001005), Myb, DNA-binding (InterPro:IPR014778), Homeodomain-like (InterPro:IPR009057), Myb transcription factor (InterPro:IPR015495), Homeodomain-related (InterPro:IPR012287), HTH transcriptional regulator, Myb-type, DNA-binding (InterPro:IPR017930); BEST Arabidopsis thaliana protein match is: myb domain protein 59 (TAIR:AT5G59780.3); Has 8057 Blast hits to 7621 proteins in 429 species: Archae - 0; Bacteria - 0; Metazoa - 528; Fungi - 246; Plants - 5762; Viruses - 3; Other Eukaryotes - 1518 (source: NCBI BLink).) yields MDRTGRHTSGLNRTGKSCRLRWVNYLHPGLKRGKMTPQEERLVLELHAKWGNRWSKIARKLPGRTDNEIKNYWRTHMRKKAQEKKRPVSPTSSFSNCSSSSVTTTTTNTQDTSCHSRKSSGEVSFYDTGGSRSTREMNQENEDVYSLDDIWREIDHSAVNIIKPVKDIYSEQSHCLSYPNLASPSWESSLDSIWNMDADKSKISSYFANDQFPFCFQHSRSPWSSG; encoded by the exons ATGGACAGAACAGGAAGACATACTTCTG GTTTGAACAGAACAGGAAAGAGTTGCAGGCTAAGATGGGTTAATTACCTACATCCTGGTCTCAAACGTGGCAAGATGACGCCTCAAGAAGAGCGCCTCGTCCTTGAGCTTCACGCTAAGTGGGGAAACAG GTGGTCGAAAATAGCCCGAAAATTGCCGGGACGAACGGATAACGAGATAAAGAACTACTGGAGGACTCATATGAGGAAGAAAGCTCAAGAAAAGAAGCGTCCTGTTTCCCCAACTTCCTCATTTTCCAACTGCAGCTCGTCATCTGTGACCACTACCACCACCAATACTCAAGATACATCGTGCCACTCGCGTAAATCTTCAGGGGAAGTGAGCTTTTACGACACTGGAGGTTCCCGATCCACTAGAGAGATGAATCAAGAAAACGAAGACGTGTACTCGTTGGATGATATATGGAGAGAGATTGATCACTCAGCAGTAAACATAATAAAACCGGTTAAAGACATCTACTCAGAACAAAGCCATTGCTTAAGTTACCCAAATCTAGCTTCACCATCATGGGAAAGCTCATTGGATTCTATATGGAACATGGATGCAGATAAAAGTAAGATATCGTCTTACTTTGCAAATGATCAGTTTCCTTTCTGTTTCCAACACAGTAGATCACCATGGTCGTCAGGttaa
- the MYB48 gene encoding myb domain protein 48 (myb domain protein 48 (MYB48); CONTAINS InterPro DOMAIN/s: SANT, DNA-binding (InterPro:IPR001005), Myb, DNA-binding (InterPro:IPR014778), Homeodomain-like (InterPro:IPR009057), Myb transcription factor (InterPro:IPR015495), HTH transcriptional regulator, Myb-type, DNA-binding (InterPro:IPR017930), MYB-like (InterPro:IPR017877), Homeodomain-related (InterPro:IPR012287); BEST Arabidopsis thaliana protein match is: myb domain protein 59 (TAIR:AT5G59780.2).): protein MGFYSKSIRFEGGGRKIRIGLNRTGKSCRLRWVNYLHPGLKRGKMTPQEERLVLELHAKWGNRWSKIARKLPGRTDNEIKNYWRTHMRKKAQEKKRPVSPTSSFSNCSSSSVTTTTTNTQDTSCHSRKSSGEVSFYDTGGSRSTREMNQENEDVYSLDDIWREIDHSAVNIIKPVKDIYSEQSHCLSYPNLASPSWESSLDSIWNMDADKSKISSYFANDQFPFCFQHSRSPWSSG from the exons ATGGGATTTTATAGCAAAAGTATCAGGTTTGAAGGTGGAGGGAGAAAGATAAGAATAG GTTTGAACAGAACAGGAAAGAGTTGCAGGCTAAGATGGGTTAATTACCTACATCCTGGTCTCAAACGTGGCAAGATGACGCCTCAAGAAGAGCGCCTCGTCCTTGAGCTTCACGCTAAGTGGGGAAACAG GTGGTCGAAAATAGCCCGAAAATTGCCGGGACGAACGGATAACGAGATAAAGAACTACTGGAGGACTCATATGAGGAAGAAAGCTCAAGAAAAGAAGCGTCCTGTTTCCCCAACTTCCTCATTTTCCAACTGCAGCTCGTCATCTGTGACCACTACCACCACCAATACTCAAGATACATCGTGCCACTCGCGTAAATCTTCAGGGGAAGTGAGCTTTTACGACACTGGAGGTTCCCGATCCACTAGAGAGATGAATCAAGAAAACGAAGACGTGTACTCGTTGGATGATATATGGAGAGAGATTGATCACTCAGCAGTAAACATAATAAAACCGGTTAAAGACATCTACTCAGAACAAAGCCATTGCTTAAGTTACCCAAATCTAGCTTCACCATCATGGGAAAGCTCATTGGATTCTATATGGAACATGGATGCAGATAAAAGTAAGATATCGTCTTACTTTGCAAATGATCAGTTTCCTTTCTGTTTCCAACACAGTAGATCACCATGGTCGTCAGGttaa
- the MYB48 gene encoding myb domain protein 48 (ATMYB48-1; FUNCTIONS IN: DNA binding, sequence-specific DNA binding transcription factor activity; INVOLVED IN: regulation of transcription, DNA-dependent, response to salicylic acid stimulus, regulation of transcription; LOCATED IN: nucleus; EXPRESSED IN: 10 plant structures; EXPRESSED DURING: 7 growth stages; CONTAINS InterPro DOMAIN/s: SANT, DNA-binding (InterPro:IPR001005), Homeodomain-like (InterPro:IPR009057), Myb, DNA-binding (InterPro:IPR014778), HTH transcriptional regulator, Myb-type, DNA-binding (InterPro:IPR017930), Homeodomain-related (InterPro:IPR012287), Myb transcription factor (InterPro:IPR015495); BEST Arabidopsis thaliana protein match is: myb domain protein 59 (TAIR:AT5G59780.1); Has 35333 Blast hits to 34131 proteins in 2444 species: Archae - 798; Bacteria - 22429; Metazoa - 974; Fungi - 991; Plants - 531; Viruses - 0; Other Eukaryotes - 9610 (source: NCBI BLink).): protein MTPQEERLVLELHAKWGNRWSKIARKLPGRTDNEIKNYWRTHMRKKAQEKKRPVSPTSSFSNCSSSSVTTTTTNTQDTSCHSRKSSGEVSFYDTGGSRSTREMNQENEDVYSLDDIWREIDHSAVNIIKPVKDIYSEQSHCLSYPNLASPSWESSLDSIWNMDADKSKISSYFANDQFPFCFQHSRSPWSSG, encoded by the exons ATGACGCCTCAAGAAGAGCGCCTCGTCCTTGAGCTTCACGCTAAGTGGGGAAACAG GTGGTCGAAAATAGCCCGAAAATTGCCGGGACGAACGGATAACGAGATAAAGAACTACTGGAGGACTCATATGAGGAAGAAAGCTCAAGAAAAGAAGCGTCCTGTTTCCCCAACTTCCTCATTTTCCAACTGCAGCTCGTCATCTGTGACCACTACCACCACCAATACTCAAGATACATCGTGCCACTCGCGTAAATCTTCAGGGGAAGTGAGCTTTTACGACACTGGAGGTTCCCGATCCACTAGAGAGATGAATCAAGAAAACGAAGACGTGTACTCGTTGGATGATATATGGAGAGAGATTGATCACTCAGCAGTAAACATAATAAAACCGGTTAAAGACATCTACTCAGAACAAAGCCATTGCTTAAGTTACCCAAATCTAGCTTCACCATCATGGGAAAGCTCATTGGATTCTATATGGAACATGGATGCAGATAAAAGTAAGATATCGTCTTACTTTGCAAATGATCAGTTTCCTTTCTGTTTCCAACACAGTAGATCACCATGGTCGTCAGGttaa
- a CDS encoding Protein kinase superfamily protein (Protein kinase superfamily protein; FUNCTIONS IN: protein serine/threonine kinase activity, protein kinase activity, kinase activity, ATP binding; INVOLVED IN: protein amino acid phosphorylation; LOCATED IN: cellular_component unknown; CONTAINS InterPro DOMAIN/s: Protein kinase, ATP binding site (InterPro:IPR017441), Protein kinase, catalytic domain (InterPro:IPR000719), Serine/threonine-protein kinase domain (InterPro:IPR002290), Serine/threonine-protein kinase-like domain (InterPro:IPR017442), Protein kinase-like domain (InterPro:IPR011009), Serine/threonine-protein kinase, active site (InterPro:IPR008271); BEST Arabidopsis thaliana protein match is: Protein kinase superfamily protein (TAIR:AT3G45790.1); Has 114262 Blast hits to 113299 proteins in 4290 species: Archae - 158; Bacteria - 12814; Metazoa - 42349; Fungi - 11269; Plants - 28884; Viruses - 608; Other Eukaryotes - 18180 (source: NCBI BLink).), translating into MEMIETEISFSGYLKRYGHLKFIELSDPPLTKRPRYSPSVIPPLPDQNPIFTLKLSPIILKNNKRKRFTPKSSSSRSVEEITKQVFDGVVRKSSSWIKSEFLGRGSYGSVYLATSKKAKTKTTMAIKSAEISRASSLMDEERILTRLSSPFIVRCYGHEIAREETLFGGERTNYNLILEYCSGKSLFDLVNDNLGGLSEKDVKLLARDILYGLDCIHRANIIHCDIKPENIFLTPVENRIRPSGYVAKIGDFGLALEKGSSEYEKASGHRRGTTRYMSPELIRHGIVDYAVDTWAFGCTVLEMLTGQQVWGEHSDLGSVDWDILIGQSCYIPYIPDWLSEEAQHFLSRCLKRDPASRWGIGALLNHPFLQCGSIIV; encoded by the coding sequence atggagatGATAGAGACAGAGATTTCGTTTTCTGGTTACCTCAAAAGATATGGTCATCTCAAATTCATCGAGTTATCAGACCCTCCTCTCACAAAAAGACCTAGATATTCACCCTCGGTGATCCCTCCTCTTCCTGATCAAAACCCTATTTTCACTCTTAAACTATCTCCGATCATTCTGAAGAACAATAAAAGGAAGAGATTTACACCGAAGAGTAGTAGTAGTCGCAGTGTTGAAGAGATAACCAAACAAGTATTCGACGGAGTAGTCAGAAAGTCTTCATCTTGGATCAAGTCTGAGTTCCTTGGAAGAGGCTCTTACGGTTCGGTTTATCTGGCGACAAGTAAGAAGGCCAAAACTAAAACGACCATGGCGATCAAATCTGCAGAGATTTCACGAGCTTCGAGTCTAATGGACGAGGAAAGAATATTAACCCGTCTCTCATCTCCTTTCATTGTTCGTTGCTATGGCCACGAGATTGCACGTGAGGAGACTCTGTTCGGTGGCGAGAGAACGAATTACAATTTGATTCTCGAGTATTGCTCTGGCAAAAGCCTCTTCGACTTGGTCAACGATAACCTTGGAGGATTGTCAGAGAAAGATGTGAAACTTCTTGCTAGAGATATCCTTTACGGTCTCGACTGCATCCACAGGGCAAACATTATTCATTGTGACATTAAACCGGAAAATATCTTCTTAACCCCTGTCGAGAACCGGATAAGACCTAGTGGGTATGTGGCAAAGATTGGGGATTTCGGTTTAGCATTGGAGAAGGGTTCAAGCGAGTATGAAAAAGCATCAGGTCATAGGAGAGGCACAACGCGATACATGTCTCCGGAGCTTATACGACATGGGATTGTTGATTACGCTGTTGACACGTGGGCTTTCGGATGCACAGTTTTGGAAATGTTAACGGGACAACAAGTATGGGGAGAACATAGTGATCTCGGTTCTGTAGATTGGGACATTCTCATCGGTCAAAGCTGTTACATTCCTTATATACCGGATTGGTTATCTGAAGAAGCACAGCATTTTCTCAGCAGATGTTTAAAAAGGGACCCTGCTTCAAGGTGGGGGATTGGTGCACTCTTGAACCACCCCTTTTTGCAATGTGGATCTATAATTGTTTAG
- a CDS encoding uncharacterized protein (unknown protein; Has 1 Blast hits to 1 proteins in 1 species: Archae - 0; Bacteria - 0; Metazoa - 0; Fungi - 0; Plants - 1; Viruses - 0; Other Eukaryotes - 0 (source: NCBI BLink).) → MVTSSQVMLMPAHDSAKPTGFGIMVTSLDLLRDHQKVIHTLWFIDDVVARELGGFDGFCRRERVLLLFVDSTNTTLSFTRNDMTCVPRQGGADSDHWLFKRHLALLLPLSFAQVYEGFISFYEEEDKHISWDIKSCSSSSHQ, encoded by the exons ATGGTTACATCTTCTCAGGTGATGCTCATGCCAGCTCATGATTCTGCTAAACCAACAGGATTTGGTATAATGGTTACATCGTTGGATCTCTTACGCGACCACCAGAAAGTCATTCATACTCTCTGGTTCAT TGATGATGTTGTTGCTCGAGAGCTTGGTGGTTTTGATGGTTTCTGTCGCAGAGAGCGTG ttcttcttctctttgttgatAGCACAAACACTACACTGTCTTTTACAAGAAATGACATGACATGTGTTCCAAGACAAGGGGGAGCTGATAGTGATCATTGGTTATTCAAGAGACACCTAGCCTTGTTGCTTCCTCTTTCATTTGCTCAAGTTTATGAaggttttatttctttctacgaggaagaagacaagCATATTTCATGGGATATCAAAAGTTGCAGCAGCTCTTCTCACCAATGA
- a CDS encoding Protein kinase superfamily protein (Protein kinase superfamily protein; FUNCTIONS IN: protein serine/threonine kinase activity, protein kinase activity, kinase activity, ATP binding; INVOLVED IN: protein amino acid phosphorylation; LOCATED IN: cellular_component unknown; CONTAINS InterPro DOMAIN/s: Protein kinase, catalytic domain (InterPro:IPR000719), Serine/threonine-protein kinase-like domain (InterPro:IPR017442), Protein kinase-like domain (InterPro:IPR011009), Serine/threonine-protein kinase, active site (InterPro:IPR008271); BEST Arabidopsis thaliana protein match is: Protein kinase superfamily protein (TAIR:AT2G18530.1); Has 100220 Blast hits to 97603 proteins in 2842 species: Archae - 91; Bacteria - 10704; Metazoa - 37529; Fungi - 10113; Plants - 24356; Viruses - 561; Other Eukaryotes - 16866 (source: NCBI BLink).) gives MPRSMSSDRLVQWDDDSNRPHKKLKHSTTISETSVIEDDADSSTQMGHSIKTIPKSDRWVVTRYLGNSSRSSVYLAESTIEGEEDYLPDEMTIKSIEISQASRLMNEEKFLSRLQNPFVVSFYGHEVTIEKDGKDPLLEKMYYNTLQEYSSGRNLATHIEKNRGKLPEDDVRSLANEILLGLKYIHEEKIIHCDIKPKNIILPFENNLFAQIAGFGKAIKKWSVEYGEGLGHRIGTSRLLPPEVMMDMVLDYGADVWAFGCTVLEMLTGERVWSEFGKLDWEGWKTLIGESGSVPYIPNYLSDKAKDFLAKCLERDPSKRWSVDSLLEHEFLKWIDEDEEEEIYEEEEDDFYDGIEDVDEEYEANLEAEAAVEEEEAIEIDEEYPKEESEDDL, from the coding sequence ATGCCGAGATCTATGTCTTCTGATCGATTAGTTCAGTGGGACGACGACTCTAACCGTCCTCACAAGAAGTTGAAGCATTCAACAACGATTTCAGAGACGAGTGTGATAGAGGATGATGCTGATTCGTCTACCCAGATGGGCCATTCGATCAAAACCATTCCAAAAAGCGATCGGTGGGTCGTAACTCGTTATCTTGGAAACTCTTCACGCAGTTCTGTTTACTTAGCCGAGAGCACGATCGAAGGAGAGGAAGACTATCTTCCTGACGAGATGACCATTAAATCTATTGAGATCTCACAAGCGTCACGTCTTATGAACGAAGAAAAGTTTCTATCCCGTCTCCAAAACCCTTTTGTTGTGTCTTTCTACGGCCACGAGGTCACTATAGAGAAGGACGGGAAGGATCCATTACTCGAGAAGATGTATTACAACACGTTACAAGAGTACAGCTCAGGAAGAAACCTAGCGACACAcattgaaaaaaacagaggaaaattaCCGGAAGATGATGTGAGGAGTCTCGCTAATGAGATATTGCTTGGTCTCAAGTATATTCATGAAGAGAAGATCATTCATTGTGACATCAAACCAAAGAATATCATACTTCCGTTTGAGAATAACCTATTTGCTCAGATCGCTGGTTTTGGAAAAGCGATAAAGAAATGGTCGGTTGAGTATGGTGAAGGATTAGGTCATAGGATAGGCACGTCACGATTATTGCCCCCGGAGGTTATGATGGACATGGTTTTGGATTATGGTGCTGATGTGTGGGCTTTTGGCTGTACCGTGCTTGAGATGTTGACTGGAGAAAGAGTTTGGAGTGAGTTTGGTAAGCTTGATTGGGAAGGCTGGAAGACCCTCATTGGTGAAAGTGGTAGCGTTCCCTATATTCCTAATTACTTGTCTGATAAGGCAAAGGATTTTCTTGCAAAGTGTTTGGAGAGAGATCCATCTAAGAGGTGGTCAGTTGATAGTTTGCTCGAACATGAGTTCCTTAAATGGAttgacgaagacgaagaagaagaaatatacgaagaagaagaggatgactTTTATGATGGAATAGAAGATGTCGATGAAGAATATGAAGCAAATCTAGAAGCTGAAGCAGcagttgaggaagaagaagccattgaaaTAGATGAAGAATATCCTAAAGAGGAATCGGAAGATGACCTATAA
- a CDS encoding NAD(P)-binding Rossmann-fold superfamily protein (NAD(P)-binding Rossmann-fold superfamily protein; FUNCTIONS IN: oxidoreductase activity, binding, catalytic activity; INVOLVED IN: response to cadmium ion; LOCATED IN: cellular_component unknown; EXPRESSED IN: cultured cell; CONTAINS InterPro DOMAIN/s: Short-chain dehydrogenase/reductase, conserved site (InterPro:IPR020904), NAD(P)-binding domain (InterPro:IPR016040), Glucose/ribitol dehydrogenase (InterPro:IPR002347), Short-chain dehydrogenase/reductase SDR (InterPro:IPR002198); BEST Arabidopsis thaliana protein match is: NAD(P)-binding Rossmann-fold superfamily protein (TAIR:AT3G55290.1); Has 125654 Blast hits to 125445 proteins in 3692 species: Archae - 993; Bacteria - 81123; Metazoa - 7022; Fungi - 6581; Plants - 3149; Viruses - 5; Other Eukaryotes - 26781 (source: NCBI BLink).) translates to MSNHQTLTFVFGEKEVLKQLEPWCELKDKVVLVTGASSGIGREICLDLGKAGCKIIAVARRVDRLNSLCSEINSSSSTGIQAAALKLDVTSDAATIQKVVQGAWGIFGKIDALINNAGIRGNVKSSLDLSKEEWDNVFKTNLTGPWLVSKYVCVLMRDAKLGGSVINISSIAGIRGILPGALAYACSKIGVDTMSKMMAVELGVHKIRVNSIAPGIFKSEITQGLMQKEWFKNVTERTVPLKLQQTVDPGITSLVRYLIHDSSQYISGNTYIVDSGATLPGVPIFSSL, encoded by the coding sequence atGAGCAATCATCAaactttgacttttgtttttggagagAAGGAGGTGTTGAAGCAATTGGAGCCGTGGTGTGAACTTAAAGACAAAGTGGTTCTTGTGACAGGAGCTTCCTCTGGTATAGGAAGAGAGATCTGTCTTGATCTAGGCAAAGCTGGTTGTAAGATTATTGCAGTAGCTCGTCGTGTCGATCGTCTCAACTCTCTCTGCTCTGAAATCAACAGCTCCAGTTCAACTGGAATCCAAGCCGCGGCTCTTAAGCTAGACGTTACATCAGACGCAGCCACCATTCAAAAAGTGGTTCAGGGAGCTTGGGGAATCTTTGGAAAGATCGATGCGTTGATCAACAATGCCGGGATCAGAGGCAATGTCAAGTCGAGTTTGGATTTGTCAAAGGAAGAATGGGACAACGTCTTCAAGACCAACTTAACGGGACCTTGGTTAGTATCTAAATATGTTTGTGTTCTAATGCGTGATGCTAAACTAGGTGGCTCGGTGATAAACATCTCATCGATTGCCGGGATTCGCGGTATATTGCCCGGTGCACTTGCATATGCTTGTTCCAAAATAGGTGTTGATACCATGTCAAAGATGATGGCAGTTGAGTTAGGTGTGCACAAGATCAGAGTGAACTCGATTGCGCCCGGGATTTTCAAGTCAGAGATCACACAAGGTCTTATGCAAAAGGAGTGGTTCAAGAATGTGACCGAGAGGACTGTACCATTAAAGCTGCAACAGACCGTTGATCCAGGGATAACTTCTCTCGTACGCTATCTCATCCATGACTCTTCTCAATATATATCCGGGAATACATATATTGTTGATTCCGGAGCTACATTGCCCGGTGTGCCCATCTTTTCATCTCTCTGA